The region cacacacacacacacacacacacacacacacacacaaagcagtaCGGTACAGTAAAAGTCAGTTAGTAGTAATCACATCATAcagcatatacagtatattagaatAATAACATTAGCAACTGATGAAAGACCTTCCACAGCTTCTATAAGATCTCCAGAGGCATAGCTCTCCCAACTGCCActtgttctctctctactcttactctttcctctctctgtctctctctctggctttctctttctctctctctgtctctttctctctgtctctctcgttttctctgtcggtctctttctcttttttctctcaaCTCCCACTCTGTGATCCATGTCCAAGCCTTTTTTTTCACCTTCTTCCTACCTCTTCTTTCATGTGACTCTCAATGTTCCTCCCTCACCTTCTTTGTTCCTCCCTCAtcttctctctgttcttcccTCACCTTCTCTCAACGTTCCTCCCTCACCGTCTCTCAATGTTCCTCCCTCGCCTTCTTTGTTCCTCCCTCAtcttctctctgttcttcccTCATCTTCTCTCAATGTTCCTCCCTCATCTTCTCTCAATGTTTCCTCCCTCACCTTCTCTCAATGTTTCCTCCCTCACCTTCTCTCAATGTTCCTCCCTCACCTTCTCTCAATGTTTCCTCCCTCACCTTCTTTCAATGTCCCTTCCTCAACTTTCTCTAAATGTTTCCTCCCTTACTTTCTCTCAATGTTCCTCCCTCACCTTCTCTCAATGTTcctccctcaccttctctctgTTCTTCCCTCACCTTCTCTAAATGTTCCTATCTCACCTTCTTTCAATGTCCCTTCCTCAACTTTCTCTAAATGTTtcctccctcactttctctcaATGTTCCTCCCTCACCTTCTCTCAATGTTCCTCCCTCACCTTCTCTAAATGTTCCTTCCTCACCTGCTCTCAATGTTTCCTCCCTCACCTTCTCTCAATGTTCCTCCCTCACGTTCTCTCAATgtttctccctcaccctctctcagtGTTCCTCCTTTACCTTCTCTCAATGTTTTACCTCCCTCAACTTCTCTCAATGTTCCTCCCTCACCTTTTCTCAATGTTCCTCCATCactttctctctgttcctccctcaccttctctctgtttctctctgttcctccctcaccttctctctgttcctccctcaccttctctctgttcctccctcaccttctctctgttcctccctcaccTTCTCTCAATGTTCCTACCTCaccttctctctgttcctcccttacCTTCTCTCAATGTCCCTCCCTCACCTTCTCTAAATGTTTCCTCCCTCACCTTCTCTCAATGTCCCTCCCTCATGTTCTCTCAATGTTCCTCCCTCATCTTCTCTCAATGTTTCTTCCCTCaccttctctcttttcctccctcaccATCTCTAAATGTTCCTCCTTCATCTTCTCTCAATGTTCCTCCCTCACCTTCTCTAAATGTTCTCCCTCACCTTCACTCAATGTTCCTCCCTCACCTTTTCTCAATGTTTCCTCCCTCACCTTCTCTCAATGTTCCTCACTCACTTTCTCTCAATGTCCCTCCCTCACCTTCTCTCAATGTTTCCTCCCTCACCTTCTCTCAATGTTCCTCCCTCACCTTCTCTCAATGTTTCCTCCCTCACCTTCTCTCAATGTTCCTCCTTCACCTTCTCTCAATGTTcctccctcaccttctctctgTTCTTCCTTTACCTTCTCTCAATGTTTTACCTCCCTCACCTTCTCTCAATGTTCCTCCCTCACCTTCTCTCAATGTTTTACCTCCCTCACCTTCTCTCAATGTTCCTCCCTCACCTTTTCTCAATGTTcctccctcaccttctctctgttcctccctcaccTTCTCTCAATGTTCCTCCCTCACCTTTTCTCAATGTTcctccctcaccttctctctgttcctccctcagcTTTTCTCAATGTTcctccctcaccttctctctgttcctccctcaccTTCTCTCAATGTTCCTCCATCACCTTCTCTTTGTTCCTCCCTCACCTTTTCTCAATGTTcctccctcaccttctctctgttcttctctcaccttctctctgtttctccctcaccTTTTCTCAATGTCCCTCCCTCACCTTTTCTCCTACCCTCCCTCAACTTTCTCTAAATGTTTTCCTCCCTCACCTTCTCTCAATGTTCCTCCATCACCTTCTCTTTGTTCCTCCCTCACCTTTTCTCAATGTTCCTCCCTCACCTTCTCTCAATGTTcctccctcaccttctctctgttcctccctcaccTTTTCTCAATGTGGTCCTCCCTCACCTTCTCTCAATGTTTCCTCCCTCACCTTCTCTCAATGTTTCCTCCCTCACCTTCTCTCAATGTTTTACCTCCCTCACCTTCTCTCAATGTTTCCTCCCTCACCTTCTCTCAATGTTTCCTCCCTCACCTTCTCTCAATGTTTTACCTCCCTCACCTTCTCTCAATGTTTCCTCCCTCACCTTCTCTCAATGTTTCCTCCCTCACCTTCTCTCAATGTTTTACCTCCCTCACCTTCTCTCAATGTTcctccctcaccttctctctgttcttctctcaccttctctcaatGTTTTACCTCCCTCACCTTTTCTCAATGTCCCTCCCTCAACTTTCTCTAAATGtttcctctctcactttctctcaatGTTCCTTCCTTACCTTCTCTCAATGCTCCTCCCTCACCTTCTCTCAAAATTTCCTCCCTCACCTTCTCTCAATTTTTCCTCGCTCACCTTCTCTCAATGTTCCTCCTTCACCTTCTCTCAATGTTCCTCACTCACCCTTCTCTCAACCTTCTATCTGTTcctccctcaccttctctctgttcctccctcaccTTCTATCTGTTCCTCCCTCACCTTTCCTCCCTCAACTTCTCTCCCACTCGAACATGCCAAAACACAGACGTTACAGAGAGCACTATGGTTTTCTTTTGAAGATCAATCAATACATCGTTACTGTGGACCTTTGGCTGGTTGTCGTCCtgctggtacacacacacgcacatacgtcGCCATACCCACTGTGTTTGTCACTCACACTGCATAGCATATCATAAAGGCTGCatgcacactcacgcacacacacacacacacacacacacacacacacacacacacacacacacacacacacacacacacacacacacacacacacacacacacacacacacacacacactgtacacacagacaTGCCCCATCAGTGACCATGAACAGCGATGTGACAGTGAACTGTATCTGTGATTTAGGCAGGAGGGAGCAGTCTGTTAAGCACTGAAGCGCTCGCTGTTCATAGATGATATAGCACACAATGCTGTCTTGGTTTGGTTTTGGTAGAGTACAGTTGTTATGGTGCAGTCTCTGGTATGAAAGTTAGCCAAAACTCAAGCTATAGCCCAGCACAAAAAATGACCTACATAATGTCTTCTACCTTGTTATAGCTTTCCAAACTGTGGAGGTACAAAGTATTTAGTTGAGTAAACAGTATTTAGTTAAAAACAGTATTTAGTTAAGTAAACAGTATTTAGTTAGGTAAACAGTATTTAGTTAAGTAAACAGTATTTAGTTAAAAACAGTATTTAGTTAAGTAAACAGTATTTAGTTAATTAAGTAATCAGTATTTAGTTAAGTAAACAGTATTTAGTTAGGTAATCAGTATTTAGTTAAGTAAACAGTATTTAGTTAGGTAATCAGTCTTTAGTTAAGTAAACAGTATTTAGTTAGGTAATCAGTATTTAGTTAAGTAAACAGTATTTAGTTAAAAACAGTATTTAGTTAGGTAAACAGTATTTAGTTAGGTAAACAGTATTTAGTTAAGTAAACAGTATTAAGTTAAGTAAACAGTATTTAGTTAGGTAATCAGTATTTAGTTAAGTAAACAGTATTTAGTTAGGTAAACAGTATTTAGTTAAGTAAACAGTATTTAGTTAAGTAAACAGTATTTAGTTAAGTAATCAGTATTTAGTTAAGTAAAACAGTATTTAGTTAGGTAAACAGTATTTAGTTaagtaaacaaactatagtttagcTTACTGTATCTTCTCTGTTCTGGCTCTTGTGCTATGCTGTGctggaaacacacaaacacacacgtacacacacaataGGTTCAGGTTGTAGAGGTTGGTTTAAAatgttaaatctctctctctctccctctctctctctgtctctcctttctctctctctctctcttctctctctctcccaggtggTTCCAGAGGACAGCTCAGTTAATGGCAGAGGCCCTGTCCAGATGGCAGAGGACACCTATACGGCAGCGGAGGACGACGAGGAGGGTCAcatacctcacacacaccacttcaCACACCCTCCCCATGTCCACACTCTTGCCCCAATCCGAGATGGACGACCAGCAGCACTTATCAAGAGAGAGCCTGGCCTGGAGGACACCAATGATGGACTTCTTCTACAGCACCACTGCTCTTCTTCTGGGACTTTTCACAACGGTGCTAACGAAAACATGGCTAAAACCAACGGTGCTCAACTGATTGCCGGTCCGGATTCACATCCGGTGTCACCTGAGTCACAAAATACTACAATACAATTAGAGTCCCAAAGTACTACAAAATCCACGTACCCCAAAGGCAGCTCTGAGCTGAAGGATGCACTTCTGGACGACACCATAGCTGTTCCTCTAAAGAAGATAAAGGTGGAGGAACCGTGGGTGTGGTCCATGGACCAGTCCTCCGCCCCACTAGGGGGCGATGATGACGATGTCTATGAGGACGCTCTGTCCACGCTAGCAGCCGTGGTGTGTTTCTCTATCACAGACAGGAAGGGTCTGGAGGAGAAGTTGTGTAGCTCCCGTTCCCCGGTGCTACGCTCGTTCAAAACAGAGCCGGAGGACCTTAAGGTGGATATTTGCTTGAAAAGTGCTCCCATCAGTCCACGAAAAGCTCTCGACATTATTGTCAAACAAGAGCAACCCTCTCCAGGTCTCTCTCAGCCAAGCATCCAGTCTTTGGTAGAAGAGAGGAATATTAGCAATGACCAGGCTATCGCTATCGAGGCGCTAACCTTACTGGCAGCTATCCCACAAAACTCCCCAGAACCCTTTAGAACCGACGCACAGGGTGaaaaccccaccacaccatccatGCACTTATCCAATAGAAACACCCCTCTCCAGGGCTCCAACAAAGTTCTAGTGATCAGCTCCCCTCTGCACCAGACCTCAGTCATACACTCCCCTCTGCACCAGACCTCAGTCATACGCTCCCCGGTGGCCAGGCAAGCTCATGTCATCCAGTGTCATTCCCGTAGCCCCGCAGCCACTGGCAACCTGTCCCTACAGGACCTGCTAGAAGCCAGCTCGGACTGTGACAGACTTCCCTACGACAGCACTGAGAGAGCAGGACAACACCTGTACAGGAGAGCAGACCAAGGCCTTGGTTCTCAACATAACAGGGGCGAAGGCACTTTCAGACAGCGGAAAGACATGGAGAGGAACAGCAAGGAAACAATAGAGAGGACGGTGGGTAGGAGCGGGAGGAACAGGGATGAGGAAGAGGTGGCGGCTCAACTTGCCGAGTTGGCGTTCATCATCCAATCACGTCATAAGCAGCAGCAAGGTTTCCACCCCTCCCAGCACTCAGAGAACAACCCTCCCAGAGGAACTCCAGTCTCAGCCATCAAGTACAACTACAACTCCGAACAAGCACCACCCAACCACAAGAAGACCCCTGTGAAGAAACCCAGGACCACACTTTCCAAACCTAGGAAGAAGAAGGGAACGGAGGGGCTGGAAGAGGAGGGCTACAAACTCAACAACCGTACCCCCCTGTACAAACGAATACCCAACGGCAAGACCCCCCACAGAGCCAGGGTCCAGAAGGTTCTGCCCCAGCCGAAGACATCATCGCTCAGCCACAAGAGGAGCTTGTTCCTGCCTCAGGCCCAGATGGATCTGAAGAGGTACCTGACTGAGGCTCAGGAGGAACGACGGCAGCTCTTTTACTACAGTAACGCCCACAGTGGGGTCAAATACCACAAAACCTCTGGAGCCGTCGATCGTGGTCGAAGTCAAGGTTATGGTCATGACAACCAACAGTGGTCGCATTTCAACGGTCACCTGGACCCTTTACAAGGACAAGGAGTTGGACAAGGACATGATTGTGAAAGAGGATTGTATTCTCAGGTATCGCAGCCCTACGTTGGGCAGCAGCACGGTGCTAACTTAAAGTCTAGCTCCACTATCCCCAGTTTCACCAGCATAgactctaacaaccacagaaccGGGTTGAACCATGGGTTATCCAATGGCTACTCCCCTGGGGGTCAACAGCAGGGGTATTACAAAGTGGAGAGGTCCGGTCCGGTCACCGTCTTGTCCACGTCAGCTAACGACGATTTGGATCTATCGGAGGAGTCGACACCCACCAAACACAACGTGAACAGCTTCCTGGAATCGCCCCTCAGGTTCCTGGACACGCCCACTAAGAATCTGATCAACACCCCCTCCAAGAAACTCTCTGAGATCCCCTCCTGTGGATGCATGAGTGAGTCAccctgatgatgataatgatgaggatGATAATGATGAGGATTATAATGATAAGgaaaataatgatgatgatgataatgatgataatgatgaggatTATAATGAtaaggataataataataatgatgatgaggatgagataatgatgaggatgatgatgataatgatgagggTTATAATGATGAGGataatattgatgatgatgaggattataatgatgatgatgataatgatgaggatTATAATGATgaggatgataataataatgatgaggaTTATAATGATGAGGGTGataatgatgaagatgatgaagaCGATGATGGCTTTCTTTGTATCCATTGGGAAATTATTTAGTGTGATATAGCATGCCACATGctctgctgtggttaactggcgCTGTATTTGTCACATCCAAGGACATACCATTTATTTGCCTGAAATTAGCTGAAGCTGCGTTCTACAAACGATTCTCTCTCCACAGAGCAAATCATAGAGAAGGAGGAGGGTCCATATTATACTCACCTTGGTGCTGGACCCAGTGTGTCAGCCGTCAGAGAGATGATGGAGAACAGGTAACAACATCAGATAACACAAACTGCATCAGTTATTTTATTCCATTCCATAAACAAGCTTGGGGGGGGGGAACAAGTGTTTGTTGTTGCCCAGCCATTTTACTTTATGCATTCATAGTCCATTGGGATGGCAAACCTGTGAGTTGCTAATCCACTTCTGTTTTCATGACAAATCTAGTAGGTGTGTAATACTGATAAGATAATAGAGTTGATATGAAAACAGGAGTGGCTCAGTGCCGAACAGGTTGGTTTACCAGTAGGATTATAGGGCTAAGCCAATATGTATAACTGCCAGACTctactagcctactgtatgtagctttatattttttataaaagtCTGGTACATGCCTGGTAATCTAGAGGGTGGCATTTTGCATCCTTCCAATCGTCCAAATGGGGAATCTGAACTGGCCAATATCATGGACAGTAATGGTCTGTACTGGCCAATATCATGGACAGTAATGGTCTGTACTGGCCAATATCATGGACAGTAATGGTTTGAGAAAGATACATACACATTACCAGCCAACTCCTTTTTTCTATATTTACAACCTAGGTCAGCTATGCTGGCTATGGAGTCCCTTGGGAAACCCAACTACTGAAGCATCCAATGatgggatttataaataaatgATCTTGGCTCCCAAAAGGACTAAtctctataatatataaacaactCTTGGAAAGCTCATATTCTGAGCTTGCCATTAAAAAATATGGTCCACAGATCTAATTGAATCTGAACAACCCTTTAACTGCTTACACTCAGgtgaattggcctatatggataggtcTAATTTGAAaggtttcttacagaagaaatatggaaagcatatgtataaccatggtagcaattaaaaGGGAACCGTTTGGAGAATATGGGGAAATTATTAGactaaaggtgaggacacaacagttcacctgacacaacaCTGAATCCacacattacactgttgattttatgtgcatttgacatttactgtacttttgttGATATCGAAAtcagaaaatactctggatacgttcagtaacatgataagaatattcctgTAAAATGTGCACCAtaagtgagaggactaactggtgtctccaagggGCCACATACCTCTCCAAAGTGTacacagttcctaagtcatttcaatgcacttttatgactcaaagagtCTTCAAATATGAGGTGCTTTTTGGAGCTCTCCTAGCTGTACCGTTGAGGAGCTAGAGCaacacacttgtagttgttttatttggaacacagccctgcataTCCTCTCCtttacacaattactgttgttgtttacgcaatccaaaattgtccattataaatcacaatctgggtcaggtgggtatAATTTGAAAGCTTATAGAGCCAACATGAATAGCAAAATTATATAAAATACGATCTTACGGTGTTAGGTTTTCACAATGCAATTCAGAGTAGCAGATTGTCATTTTGGTGTacatagaatggagtcatgagAGCATTCAGATGCGTGGTCTGTGGAAAATGTTcttcactgtcacgtcctgaccatagaaagctgttcttttctatggtagagtaggtcagggtgtgacaagggGGTTttatagtttagattttctatgttgttatgttctagtttttgtatttctatgttgttgttttttggtatgacctccaattggagatcatacttaagtagttgtttttcccacctgggtttgtgggagattgtttttgagttagtgtatgttgcacatCTTCGTCagagtttgttgtttttgttcttgaactgtgaaactatgtatcttgcatagtttcacagttcaatataatatgtggaacgatacacatgctgcactttggtccgctccttccgaaGAAcgacgtgacagaatctcccaccaccaaaggaccaagcagcgtgcccaggaggagcagggatcctgggcttgggagagaagagagtggaggacatcctggacctgggaggaggtaatggcaggggacaagaccctgccgtGGAAGCAGGTggagatagcgagagaggaacggcgacaatacgaggaactagcacggcaacgacggaagcccgagagacagctccaaaaaaaattgggggtgggggggcacacggggagattgacgGAGTCAGGTTGTACACcggagccaactccccgtgcttaccgtagggagcatgtgaccagtcaggcactgAGTTATGCTGTGATGTGCACTATAtcaccagtgcgcattcatagcccggtgcaaTCTGTGCCTGCGGcccgcatttgccgtgctagagtgggcattcagccaggatggattgtgccggctcagcgctcctggtctccagtacgcctcctcggtccaggatatcctgcgccagctctacgcactgtgtcgccagtacgccttcacagcccagttcgtcctgtgccagcgccccgcacttgccgggctaaactgagcatccagccaggacgggttgtgccagccatacgctccagacctccagtgcgtctccatggtccagtatatcctgtcccggctcctcgcactcgccctgaagtgcgtgtcaccagtctgtgtcacctgtcccggctccacgcactaggcctccagtgagtctctccagtccagtgtgtcccgttcctgctccccgcactcgccctgaggtgcgtgttaccagtctggcgccacctgtgccagccccacgcatcaggcctccagtgcgcattcccagtccggagcttccggcgacagttcccagtccggagcttccggcgacagttcccagtccggagcttccggcgagagttcccagtccggagcctcctgagagggtccggagtcttcagcggctgtccggagtcttcagcggcggtccgcagtccagaacctccagcggcggtctgcagtccagaacctccggtgATATTCCTTGGTCCGGGTCCTTCAGCGACGATCCAGGGTCCGGttacacaaaagcggagggatcaccggagccgcctcctctgctggaggatctgcGGGATGAGAAAGTTCTTCGTCCtacaccagagccgccaccgacattagtcacccaccctaactctcccttttttttgttgttttaggtTGCGTTGTCACAAGTATTGCCGTGTTGAATGGAGGACCAATACgtagcaggaatgtggatgctcatcttttaatTATATAGAATGAAGCGtacacaaaaaacaagaaaacaagaaCGATGaatgacagttttacaggctaactCCAGAATGCTTAGCAGTGCAAaatataactacccacaaactacaaaccaaacacacacttacttataggactctcaatcagaggcaactagaaacacctgcctccaattgagagaccagcacccaaacctacacatagaaaaactaacctagaacatactaacccagaacatacacccaaaacccaggaacacataaataaaacacccctctacaccacacacaaaaaaacccaccatacaaaacaaatatacctctgccacgtcctgaccaaatataatacaaataatacctaaatactggtcaggacgtgacattacccccccctaaaggtgcatacaccgAATGCACCTAAACAAAGACaacccaacaacaaaaaataaacccctaaactaaagggagggaagggagggtggctgccgtcaacgacggcacctgtgctacacccctcctccccaacccacctaaacTGGAGGTGGTTCCGGCTCAggcctactgccctccagactgcagacagacttgctccgttccgggccgtaggcagactcccatcgttccggatcgtaggcagacccatTCCGTTCCAGATCGTAGGCAGACCCATTCCATTCCACGCTGTAAGCAGACTCATTTTGTACACAGTTAATCACATTTAGTTCCGGATCGTCAACAGACTTACccagttccgggttgctgatagactcccttggttccgggtcataggcagactcacccggttccgggtcataAGCAGACTCACccagttctgggtcacaggcagaccccttcggttccgggtcgcaggcagaaccccttcggttctgggtcacaggcagattcccttggtcccgggtcgcaggccgaccccctcggttccgggtcacaggcagacccctttggttccgggtcgcaggcagaccccttcggttctgggtcgcaggcagaccccctcggttccgggtcacaggcaggctcccacggttccgggtcgcaggcagactccttcggttccgggtcacaggcagactcccccggttccgggtcgcaggcagactcccccggttctgggtcacaggcagactccctcggttccgggtcgcaggcagactccctcggttccgggtcacaggcagtctccctcggttcctggacaagacactgttgccggatactctggactgcacactgttgccggatactctggactgtacactgttgccggatactctggactgcacactgttgccggatactctggactgtacactgttgccggatactctggactgcacactgttgccggatactctggactgcacaatgttgccggatactctggactgcacactgttgccggatactctggactgcacactggtgccggatactctggactgcacactgttgtcggatcctctggacggggcacagtctccgaactctcgaggctgggctgacgcactggaagcctggt is a window of Salmo salar chromosome ssa18, Ssal_v3.1, whole genome shotgun sequence DNA encoding:
- the LOC106577185 gene encoding methylcytosine dioxygenase tet3-B isoform X3, encoding MLPKLEALSLRTDKVGCKDVAKPALKKPVSTVVPEDSSVNGRGPVQMAEDTYTAAEDDEEGHIPHTHHFTHPPHVHTLAPIRDGRPAALIKREPGLEDTNDGLLLQHHCSSSGTFHNGANENMAKTNGAQLIAGPDSHPVSPESQNTTIQLESQSTTKSTYPKGSSELKDALLDDTIAVPLKKIKVEEPWVWSMDQSSAPLGGDDDDVYEDALSTLAAVVCFSITDRKGLEEKLCSSRSPVLRSFKTEPEDLKVDICLKSAPISPRKALDIIVKQEQPSPGLSQPSIQSLVEERNISNDQAIAIEALTLLAAIPQNSPEPFRTDAQGENPTTPSMHLSNRNTPLQGSNKVLVISSPLHQTSVIHSPLHQTSVIRSPVARQAHVIQCHSRSPAATGNLSLQDLLEASSDCDRLPYDSTERAGQHLYRRADQGLGSQHNRGEGTFRQRKDMERNSKETIERTVGRSGRNRDEEEVAAQLAELAFIIQSRHKQQQGFHPSQHSENNPPRGTPVSAIKYNYNSEQAPPNHKKTPVKKPRTTLSKPRKKKGTEGLEEEGYKLNNRTPLYKRIPNGKTPHRARVQKVLPQPKTSSLSHKRSLFLPQAQMDLKRYLTEAQEERRQLFYYSNAHSGVKYHKTSGAVDRGRSQGYGHDNQQWSHFNGHLDPLQGQGVGQGHDCERGLYSQVSQPYVGQQHGANLKSSSTIPSFTSIDSNNHRTGLNHGLSNGYSPGGQQQGYYKVERSGPVTVLSTSANDDLDLSEESTPTKHNVNSFLESPLRFLDTPTKNLINTPSKKLSEIPSCGCMKQIIEKEEGPYYTHLGAGPSVSAVREMMENRYGEKGKAVRVEVVVYTGKEGRSSQGCPIAKWVIRRGSEEEKLLCLVRHRAGHRCESAVVVILILAWEGIPRGVADSLYQELTQTLCKYGSPTSRRCALNEDRTCACQGVDPNTCGASFSFGCSWSMYFNGCKFARSKIPRKFRLLGDMPQEEVKLEHRLQNLATDLGPVYQRLAPEAFQNQVDLEQAGQDCRLGRRAGRPFSGVTACVDFCAHAHKDTQNMNNGSTVVCTLTKEDNRAVRNIPEDEQLHVLPLYKISQRDEFGRADGQWDKIQTGALQVLSAFPREVRLLAEPVKSARKRKQEAKLKAQADKQAAAQDRKPGQSPLTPGKVKTESTNKGSKSTSSVDQSSSFKAEPQSFYSSFTPGSVGAYAPESNSPSPYHHSTPTYPTPPGRSTPGMEALSPHRPGMPSTQYGYRGPPGVQCNGSPLHYKTMGEAVNGYSPGLIRKQLANTEGCGTPGDYPPRTFKMEPNEVHCSPLVRPPHGHSTPPPSSSSFSTPLPHPEGLHSRLNGLPRAAEEIGDGVKGHGGHDLPHCSPHPPHLPHCAPHPPHLPPQAPPRLFPNPEEVKQEQEEVWSDSEHNFLDSDIGGVAVAPSHGSILIECARRELHATTPILRPDRSHPTRISLVFYQHKSLNEPDHGLHMWEAKMARREREREEEAERLGMGLDLEEVSPVKGKGKRGKGAGAESVEPEEEVEEKGPEEKKGVLKVPTRQAVTVVRDGVVTMSPYALTQVTGPYNRWT